In Prosthecochloris sp. GSB1, the following proteins share a genomic window:
- a CDS encoding histidine triad nucleotide-binding protein produces the protein MTHSDPNCIFCKIVEGEIPADIVYRDEHVLAFRDINPVAPEHFLIIPLRHIASLNELDSSDTVVAGRILQAAPVVARKAGISGSGYRLVFNTGPDSLQSVFHIHGHLTGGERMGWPPFPGKAVGHG, from the coding sequence ATGACGCATTCCGATCCGAACTGCATTTTTTGCAAGATCGTCGAGGGCGAAATCCCTGCCGATATCGTCTACCGCGACGAGCACGTGCTCGCGTTCAGGGATATCAATCCGGTCGCTCCTGAACATTTTCTGATTATTCCGCTCAGGCACATCGCTTCGCTGAACGAACTGGATTCATCCGATACGGTTGTGGCGGGCCGTATCCTGCAGGCAGCGCCGGTGGTCGCCAGAAAAGCGGGAATCTCCGGTTCCGGATACCGGCTTGTGTTCAATACGGGCCCGGATTCCCTGCAGAGCGTCTTTCACATCCATGGACACCTGACGGGAGGAGAGAGAATGGGATGGCCCCCGTTCCCGGGCAAGGCCGTCGGGCATGGCTGA